The genomic segment ATACCCATacccataaaataaaaatctctgcACACTTtggacacaattggtcatcaaagttgcaagcaaataatgaaagaaaaaacaaccttgctgcacaaatttgtgtgctttcagatgccaaaaagGGGCTTCagccctgaagtctttaaatatttggtcgagaaactacctctttctcaaaaactaggttacttcaaaatctaattctgaggtctcgaaatcaaattcaaatattttaatggaaaattacttctttcgccgAAAACTATATCTTCAGAAGgggccgtttttcacaatgtgttatactatcaacagctcttcattgcttgtcaccaagtacctttttttgctaacattttgagtatttaccaacaaagtccagtgcctttaagtgacaaACACAAATCGTGGAATTTAAATCCAGCAAATCTAAAATCCCCGAAGATTCTGTCAATCCAGGTTCGCCGTTCTCCCGAAAGAAGGTCGGGAGGCTATGCgaccttttttttcttggcATTTCACCAAAGTACAACTTTTCCCCGAGCAGAAAATGTCACAAACATTTTAATTCCTCTTGTAAAGGATGTTTGTCACTTATTTGTTGCTAGAAGTACTCCCAAGACATATTTTCCATTCCCATGTGGAATTTAATTCTCCTGTACTGACTtataaataacagaaaaactcTCAAACTgttgtataatttatttttcttgaaactaaaatttgagctcaatcggtcatcgaacttgcgaaataataatgaaagaaaaaacatccatgtcacacgaagttgtgtgcgtttagatggttgatttcgagacctcaagttctaaatctgaggtctcgaaatctaattcgtggaaaattacttctttctcgaaaactatggcacttcagagggagccgtttctcacaatgttttataccatcaacctctccccattactcgtcaccaagaaaggttttatgctaacatttattttgagtaattaccaatagtgtccagtgcctctaatgTTACATGTAACCCGCGAAATCAGGTGTTCAGATCAGTGTCTCAATTGTGACTTCCTTTTGGAGGACTGAAAAATGGTCCATAATGTTCagacttaaaaataaacaataattttgtttttatctttaagTGAAACACCCCCGCGATTCCCGCGTTATGCTACTACTGCTGTCACGACTATAGTCCCATTTAactagaagtcggcaaccagcagttcgcgatCTCGCCatagcaccgccacaactcgattATCTCAcagcgtgggaccattaacgacttgtccacaagtctagtaacATGTAaggtatgatttttttttcccactttAATTTCCCCCGATGGGTTGATATGAAACTCTCCGGAAATCATGTTTTCAAAGATCGTGTGCAAATATCATCCAATTTGTCGTGTCTCATGTGTTTTCTAAGAAAGGGGAGATTTGCGATATAGTGCAGTTGCCAATAGTTATTGTCACCTTAATAGCTTGAAAGGTTTTACCATGGCGACGCAACACGCTCATAACACGTGTCTCTGTGAATGTGAAACAGTAAAGGCACGGGCAGGTttggattgtcaaagacctggggTCAGTTTTACAAAGGGTTAGCACTAGTTACAActtaaggactagtcctaggagatattaaaaacgtatcgCTATAGTCCTAAGTAACTCAAGATAAgataactttttgtgaaatccaccccaacATTCTCGCACTTGatttgtgtatcccaacctaTGCAACGCataataaacctgtggaaattgggGCTCaaattgtcatcgaagttgcaagagaataatgacagaaaaacacccttgttgcacaaattgtgtgccgaaatcaagcatctgaaatagTGACAaggaggtttttttcttcaattattctcccgcaacttcgatgaccaacaattgagttcaaattttcacaggtttgttattgtgtgcataacattatgttgagatacagcaagtgagaagactggtctttgacaatattgcaaatagtgtccagtgtctttaagatattcTGAAATACTCAATATCTTTTGAATGCAACCACGCCCCTTCAAAAGATATTGAGTATTTCAgaatatcttaaagacactggacaaccTGTGCTAAGTGATTCAACCTCTACACTGGTGCTAAAGGGCCTATtgtatttcaaatttaattaagcCGTACATAGGTAATACGAGTAGGCAAAGCATACAATTAAGTGAACTCATTTATTGCTCTGTTCCTCAGTTTCAGGGCTGccctcaaaaaaaaatgtcacagtAATTTCACATTGCGAATCCAGGCCTGTACTTTTGATCAAAGAGACTATATTGGCCATGGTGTGTTAAAGGCAACTGACACCTTGGGAAATAATTatcaaggaccagtattctcacttggtaattccaacatatatacataaaataacaagtctgtgaaaattttgacttatTGATTACtgaagttgcatgagaataacgcaagaaaaaaaaaacacccttgtcttttaatatttgagtgagaaataatatcattctcaaaaactacgtatacttcagagggagccgtttctcacaatgttctgtactatcaacagctctcaattgctcgtaaccaagtaagtttctatgctaacaattattttgagtaactgcgtgtaccaatagtgtccagggtctttaacatCGCTATTTAATATAGATGGTCAGTTCTGGGATCGTTAACACCGCCCAGCACTTATAGAAACAGAGTGAACGAATTGCCGCTGGGGGATAAACATAATTGTATTATCGTAACCGGACGAATTGTGACCAATCGCTCTAAGTAAACCAGCCTTTTACATCAACGTGTACTGccttgaaaggcactggacactattggtagttactcaaaataattattcgcttaaaaccttacttggtgacgagtaatggggagctgttgatggtataaagtattgtgagaaacggctccctctgaagtaacgtagttttcgaagagaagtaattttccacaaaatttgatttggagacctcggatttagaatttgatgtcccgaaatcaagcatctgaaagcacacaacttcgtgtgacaagggtgttttttatgtcattcatatctcgcaacttcgacgaccaattgagctcaaattttcacaggtttgttattttatgtatatgttgagatacaccaagtgagacgactggtctttgacaacaattgccaagagtgtccactgcctttaagtggttcCGTAAACACAGAAAGAGGAAATATAACAACCTCTTCAAACACTACACTGCGAGTAAAGTAACGGCTGTACTCGTATCTTACAAACGATCTTTTGCTGGGATAAGTGTGTGAGACAAGACTGATAGCACATGCGTTGTACGGCACTGGCCGGACACCATTGCATACAAAATTGAGCCCAATATTTcgcaggtatgttattttagaCAACctttgatgggatacaccaagtgagaatactggtctttgacaattataaaaaggacacaggtgtcacgaccgggactcaaacccacactctgctgatcagaaacaccggagcttgTGTTCAGTACGCATGGCCACTAGTCCACGACATTCCATACTTAGGTAATGAGGTGACGTCATGTGATGTTGGAGGACTCGATTTCACACTGAGTCTTTACGCTAGTTAACATGTAGTGATGTCacaatattattacaaattgtacatttgttCGCTTTATGGTTGAAAGCTCTATGGGACATTCTGTGATATATGAACTGTGTTAACTATAACCCCAACTCCAACCCGGTTCCCTCTACACCTCGTACAAAAAACCCTCCTCAAATGTCTCTGAAACTGTTCGTACTTAATTGTATAAATAATCGGATTCACACACATGTTTAGCAATACCATCACAGTAACCACCATATGTGTGTTACTCCCGAAGTCATAAGGATACCCAAGATTGTACAAGAAGTAGGTGATTTCGGTCGGTGTCCAGCAGAGAATGTAGAAGAAAAACACCAGGCAGAGGGTAAAAGTGACGTTTCGTTTCGCGCGCTGGAAAGTCATACTGACGATCTGTCCGTCTGCACCGCGCCTGCGCAACATTAGAATAATGCTGACGTAAGAGAACGTCATGGCGCTCAACGGAATGAAGTACTCCAATAGGAAGAGAAAGATCCCCATGATCTTCTGGAGGGTTGGGCTGGACCACTTCAACCCGCAGACGCCATTTTTAAAATCTCTGATAATCAACCAGTAGAGTTGATACACGAAACCCCATAGCCACGAGAACAGCATGCCGATTTTGGCTTTCTGAGCCGTGAAATGGTATCTGTGTTTTACAGGGAAACAGGTAGCGTAGTATCTCTCCAGTGACATCAATACGAGGTTCATAGTTGAGGCTATAAAGAGGGACCACATGATGTATTCCGATACCCATAATCGACAGATGATGTCCCCTAGAATGGACTCCGGGAGTTTGTCAATAGTCGGTGAGAGCCTCAAGACGAGGAAAATGAATGcattaaacaaatcaatgacCGTCTGGTTCAGGATCAGTAGATTGGTAACCGAGCGAAACGACCTACGCTGCGTGAGGAATATCAAGCAGACCAACCCGTTCCCGAAGACTCCCAGGGTACCAATAATGGCGTATACCGCCTTAAGAGCTATGGTCTGGTACCTCGACCCTATGAGGGCGTGTGTGTTTGTGAGTATGACGTCATCTGTGACGTTCTCTTCGAGAGATGTTGTCAACACGGATCCATTTAAGTATTCACCCATTATGACATCTCCATGTAGATCTCATCTGGTTGttgaaaactttaaaaagttatCTCTGTACTGAAACAGTTAGGCTTTGATAACTCAACCCGATCACAGGGTGTGGGTGTTTTTTAGTATGACGTCAACGGTGACGTTATCGATCGTGATGTTGATATGACGTTATCGGCTAAGGATCCATTTCCGTTGAAGTATACATCAATTATGTACTCTTCGTGCAGATCAAGCCAGTACGACGTATCTGGTTTTGAGtaatggtaaaaaaataaaaaaataaaaattagcatgcaaaataaaaataacaaaagtcaCCAGTGTAAGTTTCAAGTGTCTACTTATTGAGAAAAGGATGAAAACAACTTTCCCAGTACGGTTTATATTGTCATCAAAAACAGCGAATCCGTTTGCAGTTATTACAGGTGTAGGCTCTTACCAAAATCTTCATGGACACATTTAGGACTGGGCTACAGGTTTTCGTTAGTACATGTCAAGCAAATTTTCACAAAGCAGGTCCAAAAtagcggccattttgaaatccaagatggccgccatacGAGGTGCAGTTTCTTGTGGCTCCTGAACTAAACAATAAACATGATTCTGTTGTGTTGCAAGATGAAGTGAAAATTTTTGTTCAGTGCGCTTTCAGAAGGAAACCAACCTGATTACCATTAGTTCTACAATCTGATAATGTTTTTTATAACGGCCAAACCTTATTTAccatttattatttaaagacagtggacactattagtaattactcaaaataattatcagcataacaccttacttggtaacgagtaatggggagaggttgatggtataaaacattgtgagaaacggctccctctgcagtgccatagttttcgagaaagaagtaattttccacgaatttgatttcgagacctcaagtttagaacatgaggtctcgaaatcaaccatctatacgcacacaacttcgtgtgacaagggtgttttcttctttcattatcttgcaactgtgatggccaattgagctcaaaattttcacaggttagtttgcatatgttgagatacactaactgcgaaggctagtcttttacaattaccaatagtgtccactgcctttaagcatgaaAGGTACTTACCGATTCCCCATGGCTTCACAGGACTGAAATAAATGAGCTCCTTCTCAGCAAATTACGTTACTACACCATAATTCACAACATCCAAATACCTATGATGTATAAACGACATAAATAAGGCAGACCTGTTTTTAGCTTCCGTTCATCGATATCTGAGGCTCCGTTAACGGCGTTCAATTTATGCTGGCATCTATCTGACCGTACAGCTCATTTGCTATATCTGTCTTGTCTCCACACTTCTCTTGCAAAAGATCGTTTTTAAGATTCGAGTACAGCCGTTACTTTACTCGCAGCGTAGTGTTTGAAGAGGTTGTTATATTCCTCTTTCTGTGTTTACGGtgccacttaaaggcagtacaCGTTGATGTAAAAGGCTTGTTTACTTTAGAGCGATTGGTCTCAGTTCGTCCGGTTACGATAATACAATTATGTTTTATCCCCGGGCGTCAAATCGTTCACTCTGTTTCTTTAAGTGATGGGCGGTGTTAACGAACCCAGAACTGACCATCTTTTTAAGTAGGACtgttaaaggaagtggacactattggtaggcctacatgtattctcaaaataattgttagcataaaaacttacttggtaacgagcaggggagagctgttgatggtataaaacattgtgaaaaacggctccctctgaagtaaagtagtttttgagaaagaggtaaattctcactcaaatattaaaagacttcagctgaagccttccAGACCggggtgtttttatctttcataattttcttgctaattcgatgaccaatcgagtccaaatgttcacagttttgtaTTTAGATGGGAtactacaccaagtgagaataactTTGACAAtcttattaccaaacgtgtccagtgccgtttAGATACCGTTTGTAGATCTTATTTTGGACATTGACCATTCTCACCGTggatgaagatgtatgtaatacaaTATACCTGTATAAGTTTCAGATTCATTAGTAGTCCACTTTTTTAGGAGAAAAAGTAAAAATCACAGTACATGAGAGACGCgtaaatacgttgtacatgctaaaataatgttcgtctcctgagacgacgtttgtcacaatgttttactaattAATTTTTCCAAACTGCAGCGCCTCGGCAAGTAATAATTTCAGGGTAGATTATTtctctcattatcttcaaaccgtgtaactTGAATGTAAATCAGATCTGCGTACTACGGTGTCCTGTGTCGTTTAAAAGTGcaccaaaccctttaaagacactgaacactgttggtaattgtcaaagaccagtcttctcacttggtgtatctcaacataatgcataaaataaaaaacttgtgaaaatttgagctcaatcggacgtcgaagttgcgagataataattgaaagaaaaaacacccttgtcacacgaagttgtgtgctttcagatttcgagacctccaaatctaattttgaggtctcaattcaaattcctggaaaattacttctttctcgaaaactacgtttcttcagagggagccgtttctcacaatgttttacactatcaacagttctccattgcttgttatcaagtaagtttttatgctaacaattatttgagtaactaccaatagtgtctactgcctttaaacacgtTTGGAGAGATGCCCATTAACTGCCTATACTCCATTATCTCTGTCGGTTGTGACTGATGGGGAAACCCTAGAAGCGGTCGGATCGGGTGAGCACGAGTGGATGGTGCCCCTCCGCCAATTGATttccttgcccccccccccccccacccatccATTTCATTCTGACATGATTgggttttgagaaaatagaattagctgcatgttgcaaactgctttccaaccaaaaggacatacgcatgtttgttatgttgtcCTATAGCCTTCCTGAGAGACTCTGCTACTATATAGGTTCGAAACGTCGaccaggccattaactattttgtttgcatttttgacCAGACGAGTTGGGTGAAACGAACGAAATTGTTACGAGAGACAAGTTGCAAAAACtgttacaaacaaataattattatgtttccGTAAGAGAAAATATAGCTTCAATTTGGAAGttagagtgtcgtggccgagctgaaaagagcaccgaattcaaactcaggtgtttctgttcatcagcagagtgtaggttcgagtcccagtcgtgacacagATGTCCTTAAgcaggacacttaaccatttCTTCGTcgtttggatgggacgtaaggccgttggtcccgtgtgttgtgaaacgcacgttaaagaacccagtgcacctatggaaaagagtaggggttcgccccggtgttccttgttTAATTAAATTCAGTTAAAATTAATATTGCGCCaaagcaccttgttaaccattagGAAAATTTCTCGTACAAACTCCCCATACCTTGAAGGACAAAATACTGATTGCTTTGATACGCCCCAGGGGTagtgtgataaagcgctttaaTAAGAACATAGTGTTATCAAAATTTGGGCGGGAAACCAGGACATTTCTTGTATCCTGTCGTTTTCTGAGtctcatttttaaaggcactggacacctttggtaattgtcaaagggtCACCAGTATTTTCACCTGGTTTATCCCCAAATTATTCATAacataaacaaatctgtgaaataatTTGAGTGATTTGGTAATCGGAGTTGCAaggcccttgttgcacaaaataatgtatCTGCTTTCGGATGCACAAAATGCAaggcccttgttgcacaaaataatgtatCTGCTTTCGGATGCACAAAATAaaggcttttattatttgagtgaggggaaattacctctttctccaaactTAGTTACTTCAGAGCTCGGTAGACGTTCATTTCCTTACATGGTCTCATGTACATGACGGATCATTGctgtattcattttgttttcccgCTATagactgaccccccccccccccccccccttgtgggCCCGGTCTGGTAATGATGTGTCATAaaatcaaccccccccccccaggactCCCCCACCCAATTCATCCGCAGTGCTATACATGTTTGCATTGATAGCAAACATTATTCACAAAacctgatattattattattatcacaagCTTCTAATGTATTTCCTCATGAGGCATAGAAAGGACAAGCTCATAACAGTAGACTTTATACAGTCGCCTGGGGAGGGTGATATCCGATGACATACTCTCGTccctacaccccccccccctcccccacccacTTTAATCCTCTCCACCCCCGCAATCGGGATTTTAACAGTATTGATACATCGCCGCTAGCTTCGCATAACATTCATTCATTCCAACAGCCGATGTAAAAATATGTTAAAGGGTGTATAAGGCAgtggttactcaaaataattgttagcacaaaccttacttggtacgaagtaatgaggagaggttgataataataaatgaaaaattgtgagaaacgactccctctgaagtaacgtatagttttcgagagagaagtaattttcatcgaatttgatttcgagacctcaatatttagaatttgaggtctcgaaatccagcatCCGAAAGCGCACATCTTTTTTTCGTGTggcaatgtgttttttctttcattattatctcgcaacttcgacgaccaaaatattactgagctcaaattttcacaggtttgttatttttgcatgctgagatacaccaagtgagaagactggtctttgacatttttaccaagtgtccagtgtctttaattcatTCAAACAGCCgatataaaatattaaagggTATagctaagagaggtttgcggtgtTATGTGAATCTCTTGACTGTTGAAAAGATAACCCTTTTATGCAGTAGGCCTGTTACACTCTTCGAGGACTCGAGATCTCtagtttagaaaaaaaattgctacaggtttgtgcacaaaaaaaatCTGCGGTTTTACAGTGCAAATTCATGGGGGCCTACTAATAAcgttttaaacaattaaaacatatttatattttgttgacatttgTAACTGCCTCTTTAAAATCTGGAAAATTTATTCGCTTTGCCAACAACTAATAATGAAATCGACATTACGAAATGAGTTTACCCGAAAATAAATGCGagcaacttttgttttcttaataaaaaataaaaaaataaaaaacatgccAACTCTAGAGGGCGCTGCGGGCACTTATTGCAAAAAAATGGCGGAACAGTTTCCCGAAGATTGTTCTACAGATCAGACGTCAGATATTTTTCTGACGTGTTTAGCACGGACAGTAGCGACGAGGAAGAACCACCAGTCAGTCCCAAACAAAAAGAGGATGACGAACCAGCCATTTCTTGCATTTGTAGTTCAAGGGCTACGAAGAAGATGATCGGGTGCGATTCGGGGGATTGTGCGATCGAGTGGTTTCATTACAGGTGTGTGGGCTTCACTTCT from the Asterias rubens chromosome 22, eAstRub1.3, whole genome shotgun sequence genome contains:
- the LOC117305399 gene encoding cholecystokinin receptor type A-like, producing the protein MGEYLNGSVLTTSLEENVTDDVILTNTHALIGSRYQTIALKAVYAIIGTLGVFGNGLVCLIFLTQRRSFRSVTNLLILNQTVIDLFNAFIFLVLRLSPTIDKLPESILGDIICRLWVSEYIMWSLFIASTMNLVLMSLERYYATCFPVKHRYHFTAQKAKIGMLFSWLWGFVYQLYWLIIRDFKNGVCGLKWSSPTLQKIMGIFLFLLEYFIPLSAMTFSYVSIILMLRRRGADGQIACSAEEYSRPSSLNNIVLGNNTGLNGHGSLTNLKM